A part of Streptomyces sp. NBC_01451 genomic DNA contains:
- a CDS encoding amidohydrolase family protein, giving the protein MTSVDVHQHLWTPSLVAALRSRREPPFLDGWTLHLNGEPPYEIPPADHDVAGRAELAAADGLGRVLVSLSAPIGVEWLPAAEARPLLDAYHDGSAALPKPFDAWAAACVRDIDTNATAKDLDRGFAGLQLPANALADAAGYERCAPLLDLLEERDLPLFVHPGPAAGGPTGPGWWPAMVPYVQQMHAAWFAFRAFGRPRHPQLRVCFALLAGLAPLHGERFTARGGGPEGNVDPGVFVDTSSYGPRAVDAVVRALGADAVVQGSDRPYAEPPLHPGFGLGGAAAYAFRIANPRRLLTGKK; this is encoded by the coding sequence ATGACCAGCGTCGACGTGCACCAGCATCTGTGGACCCCGTCGCTGGTGGCGGCCCTGCGCTCACGTCGCGAACCACCCTTCCTCGACGGCTGGACCCTGCACCTGAACGGTGAGCCGCCCTACGAGATTCCGCCCGCCGACCACGACGTGGCCGGCCGTGCGGAACTCGCCGCCGCCGACGGTCTCGGCCGGGTGCTCGTCTCGCTGTCCGCCCCGATCGGCGTGGAGTGGCTGCCCGCAGCCGAGGCACGACCCCTGCTGGACGCGTATCACGACGGATCGGCCGCCCTCCCGAAACCTTTCGACGCCTGGGCCGCAGCCTGCGTACGGGACATCGACACGAACGCGACGGCCAAGGACCTCGACCGAGGGTTCGCCGGCCTCCAGTTGCCGGCGAACGCCCTTGCCGACGCCGCCGGTTACGAGCGGTGCGCCCCGCTCCTCGATCTGCTCGAAGAACGCGACCTGCCGCTGTTCGTCCACCCGGGACCGGCGGCCGGCGGGCCGACGGGTCCGGGATGGTGGCCGGCGATGGTTCCGTACGTCCAGCAGATGCACGCCGCCTGGTTCGCCTTCCGAGCCTTCGGCCGGCCCCGCCACCCGCAGTTGCGGGTGTGCTTCGCCCTGCTGGCCGGGCTCGCCCCGCTGCACGGGGAGCGTTTCACGGCCCGGGGCGGCGGCCCGGAGGGAAACGTGGACCCGGGCGTCTTCGTCGACACGTCGTCCTACGGTCCTCGCGCCGTCGACGCGGTCGTCCGCGCCCTCGGCGCCGATGCCGTCGTGCAGGGCTCGGACCGGCCCTACGCGGAGCCTCCGCTGCACCCCGGTTTCGGGCTGGGCGGAGCGGCGGCGTACGCCTTCCGCATCGCCAATCCGCGGCGGCTGCTCACAGGCAAGAAGTGA
- a CDS encoding HAL/PAL/TAL family ammonia-lyase: MTDTGLTDAGIAKVAEVFVDGRSLSFADVVAVAHHGAQVTLAEGVLPRLERERAVVEDVVDSQVPTYGLTTGLGTRSSYALPRAELEEFSVRTVRGRANAVGDPLPVPVVRAAVLARVNGIAGGGSGVRPEIPRLLVAMLNARVHPVIPEVGSIGASDLCQLAHVGLVVIGEGSAEFDGEVLDGATALRRAGLAPAVLGPKDGHVLCSASPLAAGQGALVLHEAAALLALAQAVTALTYEGFRANTSPLDARVLALRPAPGQSRAARELLALLDGGELGDPRNARRVQDPVSLRCAAQVHGAAYAALDFAGAALAPELNGCGDNPVVLPDTGEILSSGNFHTPALALALDTLALALAQTASVSAERMRRLLDPGVSGLPANLSPYGPERSGFAPLTKTAQALVAEIRLLSAPVSTDPRHGADAVEDDSTNASLGARRLATVLARLRLLLAVEAVVAAQAVDLAAPPALGRGPRFLHRAIRAAVPGLDDDRPCGVDVEAVSRGILGSDDVRGALRAMLEESSPPVGGTS, encoded by the coding sequence ATGACGGACACCGGTTTGACGGACGCCGGCATCGCGAAGGTCGCCGAGGTCTTCGTCGACGGGCGGAGTCTGTCCTTCGCCGATGTCGTCGCCGTCGCCCACCACGGCGCCCAAGTCACCCTGGCGGAAGGGGTGTTGCCACGACTGGAACGTGAACGGGCCGTCGTCGAGGACGTCGTCGACAGCCAGGTGCCGACGTACGGCCTGACGACGGGACTCGGCACCCGCTCCTCCTACGCCCTGCCGCGCGCCGAGCTGGAGGAGTTCAGCGTCCGCACGGTACGGGGAAGGGCGAACGCGGTCGGCGATCCGCTGCCGGTGCCGGTCGTCCGCGCAGCCGTCCTCGCCCGGGTGAACGGCATCGCGGGCGGCGGCAGCGGGGTGCGGCCGGAGATCCCGCGGCTGCTCGTGGCGATGCTCAACGCGCGGGTCCATCCCGTGATCCCCGAGGTGGGGTCGATCGGCGCCTCCGACCTGTGCCAGCTCGCGCATGTCGGTCTGGTCGTCATCGGCGAGGGCAGCGCCGAGTTCGACGGGGAGGTGCTCGACGGCGCCACGGCACTGCGGCGGGCCGGACTCGCGCCGGCCGTACTCGGCCCCAAGGACGGGCATGTGCTGTGCAGCGCGAGCCCACTGGCGGCCGGACAGGGCGCGCTCGTCCTGCACGAGGCCGCCGCACTCCTCGCCCTGGCGCAGGCGGTCACGGCACTGACCTACGAGGGGTTCCGGGCGAACACGAGCCCGCTCGACGCCCGGGTACTGGCCCTGCGCCCCGCCCCCGGCCAGTCCCGCGCCGCGCGTGAGCTGCTCGCCCTGCTGGACGGCGGTGAGCTGGGCGATCCGCGCAACGCCCGGCGCGTCCAGGACCCCGTCAGCCTGCGCTGCGCCGCCCAGGTGCACGGTGCCGCGTACGCCGCCCTGGACTTCGCCGGGGCCGCGCTCGCCCCGGAACTGAACGGCTGCGGCGACAACCCGGTGGTGCTGCCCGACACCGGCGAGATCCTCTCCTCCGGCAACTTCCACACCCCGGCCCTGGCCCTCGCCCTCGACACCCTCGCCCTGGCACTGGCCCAGACGGCGTCGGTCTCCGCCGAACGCATGCGCCGACTGCTCGACCCCGGCGTCAGCGGACTGCCCGCGAACCTGTCGCCGTACGGACCGGAGCGCTCGGGCTTCGCGCCCCTGACCAAGACGGCGCAGGCACTCGTGGCCGAGATCCGTCTGCTGTCCGCGCCGGTGTCCACCGACCCCCGTCACGGCGCGGACGCCGTCGAGGACGACTCGACCAACGCGTCGCTCGGAGCGCGACGGCTGGCGACGGTCCTCGCCCGGCTGCGGCTGCTGCTCGCCGTGGAGGCCGTGGTCGCCGCGCAGGCGGTGGACCTGGCGGCGCCGCCCGCCCTCGGCCGGGGGCCCCGGTTCCTGCACCGGGCGATCCGGGCGGCCGTGCCCGGCCTCGACGACGACCGGCCCTGTGGGGTGGACGTGGAGGCGGTGAGTAGGGGCATCCTGGGGTCCGACGACGTCCGGGGCGCGCTGCGCGCGATGCTGGAAGAATCGTCACCCCCGGTGGGAGGAACGTCATGA
- a CDS encoding ornithine cyclodeaminase family protein: protein MRQDTSMNPVWFTFLNGSDIEQLELTDAEILDAVEEGLRAQGQGETVIEPRVHLVPDPAFDGHFNVLRGYVAPLSLAGVKIVGDFVGNYKAGLPSEMALLNLFDPRTGMPVAVVDATALTEMRTGALTALGARHLARPDARVLGHIGARATSYWNVRLLDRLFDLTEIRVHSRRPESREAFAGRLERDLGKPVVVTEDWRSCVEGADIVVEASRLERPEPLLKTEWIAPGALVVPYGTNSAVELSLTDIMDKIVVDDWGQAHAGPFGALRAHVDSGRLNRTNLHGELGEIVAGRRPGRESPEETNLFWHRGLSLSDIALGAAMLRKAEERGLGQKLRFS, encoded by the coding sequence ATGCGGCAGGACACCAGCATGAATCCGGTCTGGTTCACCTTTTTGAACGGCTCCGACATCGAACAACTGGAGCTGACCGACGCCGAGATCCTCGACGCCGTCGAGGAGGGGCTGCGCGCCCAGGGGCAGGGCGAGACGGTGATCGAACCGCGCGTCCACCTCGTGCCCGACCCCGCGTTCGACGGTCACTTCAACGTGCTGCGCGGCTATGTCGCCCCGCTGTCGCTGGCCGGGGTCAAGATCGTGGGCGACTTCGTCGGCAACTACAAGGCCGGTCTGCCGTCCGAGATGGCTCTGCTCAACCTCTTCGACCCGCGTACCGGAATGCCGGTGGCCGTGGTCGACGCGACCGCCCTGACCGAGATGCGCACCGGCGCGCTCACCGCGCTGGGGGCTCGGCACCTGGCGCGTCCGGACGCCAGGGTGCTGGGACACATCGGCGCCCGCGCCACCTCGTACTGGAACGTCCGCCTCCTCGACCGGCTCTTCGACCTCACCGAGATCCGCGTCCACTCACGCCGCCCGGAGAGCCGCGAGGCCTTCGCCGGGCGTCTGGAACGGGACCTCGGCAAACCGGTCGTCGTGACGGAGGACTGGCGGAGCTGCGTGGAGGGCGCGGACATCGTGGTGGAGGCGTCCCGCCTCGAACGTCCGGAGCCACTCCTGAAGACGGAGTGGATCGCCCCGGGCGCCCTGGTCGTGCCCTACGGGACGAACAGCGCGGTCGAGCTGAGCCTGACCGACATCATGGACAAGATCGTCGTCGACGACTGGGGCCAGGCACACGCCGGACCGTTCGGCGCCCTGCGCGCCCATGTCGACTCCGGTCGGCTCAACAGGACCAATCTGCACGGCGAGCTGGGCGAGATCGTCGCGGGCCGCAGACCCGGCCGGGAGAGCCCCGAGGAAACGAACCTGTTCTGGCACCGCGGCCTCTCCCTCTCCGACATCGCACTGGGCGCCGCCATGCTGAGAAAGGCCGAGGAACGCGGCCTCGGCCAGAAACTCCGCTTCTCATGA
- a CDS encoding ABC transporter ATP-binding protein encodes MIRFDAVSKNYPNGTTAVDELSLELAEGGLTVLVGPSGCGKTTTLRMVNRMVEPTAGTVSLRGKDIREVNAPELRRGIGYVIQHAGLFPHRTILDNIATVPLLLGWSRKKARARAAELLELVGLPGEMAKRYPNQLSGGQQQRVGVARALGADPPVLLMDEPFSAVDPIVRGELQAEFIRLQKELHKTIVFVTHDIDEAIKLGDKIAVFRTGGRLAQFDTPERLLADPADDFVADFVGHDRGIRRLSFVNAADVPLRDGPVLPATSPVAAARTGDEPWVLVVDEGRRPLGWAAVADLPESGTLADVPLAPLGHTFSLVGDSARAALDSALLSPARLAVGVDAHGAVVGVADAHELSAGTADTAATDGGVAGSDGEKR; translated from the coding sequence TTGATCAGATTCGATGCGGTGAGCAAAAATTATCCAAACGGGACGACAGCGGTGGACGAACTGTCGCTGGAGTTGGCCGAGGGTGGACTCACGGTCCTGGTCGGTCCCTCCGGCTGCGGCAAGACCACCACCCTGCGCATGGTCAACCGCATGGTGGAGCCCACGGCCGGAACGGTGAGCCTGCGCGGCAAGGACATCCGGGAGGTCAACGCCCCCGAGCTGCGCCGCGGCATCGGATACGTGATCCAGCACGCGGGGCTGTTCCCGCACCGCACGATCCTCGACAACATCGCCACCGTTCCGCTGCTGCTCGGCTGGAGCCGGAAGAAGGCCCGCGCGCGGGCAGCGGAACTGCTGGAGCTGGTGGGCCTGCCGGGCGAGATGGCCAAGCGCTATCCGAACCAGCTCTCCGGCGGACAGCAGCAGCGCGTAGGGGTGGCCAGGGCGCTGGGCGCCGACCCGCCCGTGCTGCTGATGGACGAGCCGTTCAGCGCGGTCGACCCCATTGTCAGGGGCGAACTGCAGGCGGAGTTCATCCGGCTCCAGAAGGAACTGCACAAGACGATCGTGTTCGTCACCCACGACATCGACGAGGCGATCAAACTCGGTGACAAGATCGCCGTGTTCCGCACCGGCGGCAGGCTGGCGCAGTTCGACACCCCCGAACGGCTGCTCGCCGATCCCGCCGACGACTTCGTCGCCGACTTCGTGGGTCACGACCGGGGCATTCGCCGGCTGTCCTTCGTGAACGCGGCCGACGTGCCGCTGCGGGACGGTCCGGTACTCCCGGCGACCTCACCGGTGGCGGCGGCCCGGACGGGTGACGAGCCCTGGGTGCTGGTCGTCGACGAGGGCCGCCGGCCGCTCGGCTGGGCAGCGGTGGCCGACCTGCCGGAGAGCGGCACCCTCGCGGACGTACCGCTGGCACCCCTCGGCCACACCTTCAGCCTTGTCGGCGACTCGGCACGGGCCGCCCTCGACTCGGCGCTCCTGTCGCCCGCCCGGCTCGCGGTGGGCGTGGACGCGCACGGCGCGGTGGTCGGAGTCGCGGACGCCCACGAACTGTCCGCGGGCACGGCCGACACCGCCGCGACGGACGGCGGCGTCGCCGGGTCGGACGGTGAGAAACGATGA
- a CDS encoding ABC transporter permease — protein sequence MSDGEPLIRWQWIGDHAGELADYTGIHLRLGLLPVLFGLIISVPLGILCHRYRWLYPPVLTVANILYSIPSLALFMIFVRYTGLTERTVMIPLTIYTLSVLVPNVVDGLASVPEPVRLAATAMGFGAIRRVVQVELPIAVPVVIAGVRVAAVSSISLVAVGQLIGQGGLGYYITRGLQLDFPTPIITAIVLIMLLALATDALLVLAQRLLTPWSRNKVTAS from the coding sequence ATGAGTGACGGTGAGCCGCTCATCCGGTGGCAGTGGATCGGCGATCACGCCGGTGAACTGGCCGACTACACCGGAATCCATCTGAGACTCGGTCTGCTGCCGGTGCTGTTCGGCCTGATCATCTCGGTGCCCCTCGGCATCCTCTGCCACCGCTATCGCTGGCTGTACCCACCGGTGCTGACCGTGGCCAACATCCTCTACTCGATCCCGTCGCTGGCCCTTTTCATGATCTTCGTCCGGTACACGGGACTCACCGAACGCACGGTGATGATCCCGCTGACGATCTACACGCTGTCGGTGCTGGTGCCCAACGTCGTGGACGGGCTGGCCTCGGTCCCCGAACCGGTCCGGCTCGCGGCCACCGCGATGGGGTTCGGCGCCATACGGCGTGTCGTCCAGGTGGAACTGCCCATCGCCGTGCCCGTCGTCATCGCCGGTGTACGTGTCGCGGCCGTGTCGTCCATCAGCCTGGTCGCGGTGGGACAACTGATCGGACAGGGCGGACTCGGGTACTACATCACCCGTGGTCTCCAGCTCGACTTCCCGACGCCGATCATCACCGCCATCGTGCTGATCATGCTCCTCGCACTCGCCACCGACGCCCTTCTGGTGCTCGCGCAGCGGCTGCTGACCCCGTGGTCCCGGAACAAGGTGACGGCGTCATGA
- a CDS encoding ABC transporter permease translates to MNDFLNQIRLVGDWLTSSKQWHGDDGIPNRLLEHLTYSGISLLFAALIGLTLGLLVGHTGRGAFAVASVANLARAIPTFGLVVLVVTLAGLSTTPVLVALVALAVPPILINTFEGVRGVDPATRDAARGVGMTEWEVLLRVEVPMALPLILLGLRVAAIQVVATATVAAYPGLGGLGRFIVDGLSRNDYELVIGGSTVVVVLALVVQVAFTALRRVVVSPGLRVAPSKS, encoded by the coding sequence ATGAACGACTTCCTGAACCAGATCCGGCTCGTGGGGGACTGGCTGACGTCCTCGAAGCAGTGGCACGGCGACGACGGAATCCCCAACCGGCTCCTCGAACACCTCACCTACAGCGGTATCTCCCTGCTGTTCGCCGCCCTCATCGGGCTCACCCTCGGGCTGCTCGTCGGACACACCGGCCGGGGCGCGTTCGCCGTGGCCAGCGTGGCGAACCTGGCGCGGGCCATCCCCACCTTCGGGCTGGTGGTCCTCGTCGTCACCCTCGCCGGGCTCAGCACGACGCCCGTACTGGTCGCCCTGGTCGCCCTCGCGGTCCCGCCCATCCTCATCAACACCTTCGAGGGCGTCCGGGGCGTGGATCCCGCCACCAGGGACGCGGCTCGCGGGGTCGGTATGACCGAGTGGGAGGTCCTGCTGAGGGTGGAGGTGCCGATGGCGCTGCCGCTGATCCTCCTCGGCCTCAGGGTCGCCGCGATCCAGGTCGTCGCCACCGCGACCGTGGCCGCCTACCCCGGCCTCGGCGGCCTCGGCCGCTTCATCGTCGACGGGCTCTCCCGCAACGACTACGAGCTGGTCATCGGTGGCTCGACCGTCGTCGTCGTACTGGCACTGGTCGTCCAGGTCGCCTTCACCGCGCTGCGGCGCGTCGTCGTCTCGCCGGGCCTTCGGGTCGCGCCGTCCAAGTCCTGA
- a CDS encoding ABC transporter substrate-binding protein: MSTTRGIYRGAAFGLVAALSLTACGGGDDSDSNPLTGDSAGSGSGKSIVVGSANFPENQLLGEIYAQALEAKGLKVTRKFDIGAREVYYDQVVKGGIGVFPEYNGALLSVAVDKNSTATSTEQVNAELKAKLPSTVEILDSAAAEDKDSVTVTSETAAKYNLKTLADLKPVAKDMTIGAGSEFKTRTQGGVGLKTVYGVEFGKFQPLDAGAQTTLVKLLKSNDVQAANLYTTDPAIVEDKLVVLEDPKNLFSSQNVTPLVYKSAVDDTAKAALNALSAKLTTEDLLEMMKKLVNDKEDSSVVAKEWLTSKGLVS, encoded by the coding sequence ATGAGCACCACCCGAGGCATCTACCGTGGCGCCGCGTTCGGCCTGGTCGCCGCGCTCTCGCTGACGGCATGCGGCGGAGGCGACGACAGCGACAGCAATCCGCTGACCGGCGACAGCGCCGGCAGCGGCAGCGGGAAGTCCATCGTCGTCGGTTCGGCGAACTTCCCCGAGAACCAGTTGCTCGGCGAGATCTACGCCCAGGCCCTGGAGGCCAAGGGCCTCAAGGTCACCCGGAAGTTCGACATCGGCGCCCGCGAGGTCTACTACGACCAGGTCGTCAAGGGCGGCATCGGTGTCTTCCCGGAGTACAACGGTGCCCTGCTGTCGGTGGCGGTCGACAAGAACAGCACCGCCACCAGCACGGAGCAGGTCAACGCCGAGCTGAAGGCGAAGCTCCCCTCCACGGTGGAGATCCTCGACTCCGCAGCGGCCGAGGACAAGGACTCGGTGACCGTCACCTCCGAGACCGCCGCCAAGTACAACCTCAAGACCCTCGCCGACCTCAAGCCGGTCGCCAAGGACATGACCATCGGCGCCGGTTCCGAGTTCAAGACCCGCACCCAGGGCGGGGTCGGCCTGAAGACGGTCTACGGCGTCGAGTTCGGGAAGTTCCAGCCGCTGGACGCGGGCGCCCAGACCACCCTGGTGAAGCTGCTCAAGTCGAACGACGTGCAGGCCGCCAACCTGTACACCACCGACCCGGCCATCGTCGAGGACAAGCTGGTGGTCCTCGAAGACCCGAAGAACCTCTTCTCGTCGCAGAACGTCACGCCCCTCGTCTACAAGTCGGCGGTCGACGACACGGCCAAGGCGGCGCTCAACGCCCTGTCGGCGAAGCTCACCACCGAGGACCTGCTGGAGATGATGAAGAAGCTCGTCAACGACAAGGAGGACTCCAGCGTCGTCGCCAAGGAGTGGCTGACGAGCAAAGGTCTCGTGAGCTGA
- a CDS encoding MurR/RpiR family transcriptional regulator yields the protein MSDGAGSDTAAQAGSSARLHQLFEGRRLTPTQRRIAHCLVRQAADVPFLSSVELAHLAGVSQPSVTRFAVALGFDGYPALRRHLREVAPAGTETEEESANPYQQAVQAEIDNLRQLASLLADPAPVERAGRLLAASRPLPVLGLRASAAQARGFAYFTAKVHPDVRLLDEGGSLLADRIDAARQAGASALLCFALPRHPREVLDALDHARDAGLTVVTIADGTFAPVAAHSDLLLPAAVGTGLVFDTVSAPMLLGQVLLEAMCDALPDAQAHLEEFDARAAARGLFVE from the coding sequence ATGAGTGACGGCGCAGGTAGCGACACGGCTGCTCAGGCCGGCTCCTCCGCACGGCTGCACCAGCTCTTCGAGGGGCGCCGGCTCACCCCGACACAGCGCCGTATCGCGCACTGCCTGGTCCGGCAGGCGGCGGACGTGCCCTTCCTGTCGAGCGTGGAACTGGCCCACCTGGCGGGCGTCAGCCAGCCGTCGGTGACCCGGTTCGCGGTCGCCCTCGGCTTCGACGGCTATCCGGCACTGCGCAGACATCTGCGGGAGGTCGCCCCCGCAGGTACGGAGACGGAGGAGGAGTCGGCCAACCCGTACCAGCAGGCCGTACAGGCCGAGATCGACAACCTGCGGCAACTGGCGTCCCTGCTCGCGGACCCCGCACCGGTGGAACGCGCGGGGCGGCTGCTGGCAGCCTCCCGGCCCCTCCCGGTGCTCGGCCTGCGCGCCTCCGCCGCCCAGGCGCGGGGATTCGCCTACTTCACGGCCAAGGTCCACCCCGACGTACGGCTGCTCGACGAGGGCGGCTCGCTGCTCGCCGACCGGATCGACGCGGCGCGGCAGGCCGGGGCGAGCGCGCTCCTGTGCTTCGCGCTGCCGCGTCACCCGCGCGAGGTCCTCGATGCCCTCGACCACGCCCGTGACGCGGGACTGACCGTGGTGACGATCGCCGACGGCACGTTCGCCCCCGTGGCCGCGCACAGCGATCTGCTGCTTCCGGCGGCCGTGGGCACCGGCCTGGTGTTCGACACCGTGAGCGCTCCGATGCTGCTGGGGCAGGTTCTGCTGGAGGCCATGTGCGACGCCCTGCCGGACGCGCAGGCCCATTTGGAGGAGTTCGACGCGCGGGCCGCGGCACGGGGGCTGTTCGTCGAGTGA
- a CDS encoding cytochrome P450: MTPRLADACPLGAATTLAELADDPHPRLALLRAHEPVSWLPELNGWLVTRRDLALTVMRDAATFTVDDPRFSTAQVVGPSMLSLDGDRHTRHREPFNAPFRPRAVREGFTVCIERETDRLITALPPTGAADLRRAFAGPLAVAVVTEALGLTGTTADTVLAWYDAIVRSVSDITAGHTAGAAGTAAYARLRAAVEATVADRSAASLLVSAAGRLTVPEVASNAAVLMFGGIETTEAMITNALLHLFRHPAELALVRDDFDLLDGAIEESLRLEPGAAVVDRYATRDTGLGPAAIRRGDLVTVSLTGANRDPAVFPDPDRFDVRRENARLQLAFAHGPHHCLAAHLARLETRIALHRLLERLPGLRLDPDRPAAVHGLVFRKPSALHVRWDAPV, encoded by the coding sequence ATGACACCCCGCCTCGCCGACGCCTGCCCACTCGGCGCCGCCACCACCCTCGCCGAACTCGCCGACGACCCGCATCCGCGACTCGCGCTGCTGCGCGCCCACGAACCCGTCTCCTGGCTGCCGGAGCTGAACGGCTGGCTGGTGACCCGGCGCGACCTCGCCCTGACCGTGATGCGCGACGCGGCTACCTTCACCGTCGACGACCCCCGCTTCTCCACCGCGCAGGTCGTCGGCCCCAGCATGCTCTCCCTCGACGGCGACCGGCACACCCGTCACCGCGAACCCTTCAACGCCCCCTTCCGCCCGAGGGCGGTACGGGAGGGCTTCACCGTCTGCATCGAACGCGAGACCGACCGGCTCATCACCGCACTCCCGCCGACCGGCGCCGCCGACCTGCGGCGCGCCTTCGCCGGACCCCTCGCGGTCGCCGTCGTGACCGAGGCGCTGGGCCTCACCGGCACCACCGCGGACACGGTGCTCGCCTGGTACGACGCCATCGTGCGGTCGGTCTCCGACATCACCGCCGGCCATACGGCGGGCGCCGCCGGCACCGCTGCCTACGCGCGCCTGAGGGCCGCCGTCGAAGCCACCGTCGCCGACCGGAGCGCTGCCTCGCTCCTCGTCTCCGCCGCCGGACGGCTGACCGTGCCCGAGGTGGCGTCCAATGCCGCCGTCCTGATGTTCGGGGGCATCGAGACCACCGAGGCGATGATCACCAACGCGTTGCTGCACCTGTTCCGCCACCCCGCCGAACTCGCCCTCGTCCGGGACGACTTCGACCTCCTCGACGGCGCGATCGAGGAGTCGCTGCGTCTCGAACCCGGCGCCGCGGTAGTGGACCGCTACGCCACCCGGGACACCGGTCTCGGCCCGGCCGCGATCCGCCGCGGCGACCTGGTCACCGTCTCCCTGACCGGCGCCAACCGCGACCCCGCCGTCTTCCCCGACCCCGACCGGTTCGACGTCCGCCGCGAGAACGCCCGCCTCCAACTGGCCTTCGCCCACGGCCCCCACCACTGCCTCGCCGCGCACCTCGCCCGCCTGGAGACCCGCATCGCCCTCCACCGGCTCCTCGAACGCCTGCCCGGGCTGCGCCTCGACCCGGACCGTCCCGCCGCTGTGCACGGCCTGGTCTTCCGCAAGCCGTCAGCCCTGCATGTGCGGTGGGACGCTCCCGTCTGA